In Brevibacillus brevis, a genomic segment contains:
- a CDS encoding PBP1A family penicillin-binding protein — MSNSHTSSSEPTKKKRRRSRGRTIWIVVQMLFLLGLMGGAVAGGIVTGYVAALVKDEPVRSKAELEKKIFTNYLTGFAYYNDGSLIGQLRAEEGDRRLVKKADVSPYLINAIIATEDKNFYHHNGIALQSTLRGAIQDFTNQPVVTGGSTITQQLVKNTILSAEVSHTRKAREIFSALRIERMFSKDQILEAYMNEIYFGKNANGSNVYGVQAAAKGIFGKDVKELNLSESSYLAGMIQNPGAYSPFGAESYARGKERQKMVLDRMLENGYITQAQYDTASSADLKATLAKPTQQAYREVPFLMMEIEERAARELVDADLKEKGRDKETVGRNEYRQLIEEKRRDILRNGYKIHTTIDKNVYSIMQAVANDPKNFGKNRSYTIRRSNGTTEKIENALEEVGAMLIHNKTGAILGMIGGRDFKVEQTNHATAPRQPGSAMKPLAAYAPAFELGILQPATPIDDSPVLLADGQNGSHLPMNWNNKWQGIMSAREALRQSWNIPAIKTYLKVGIPTALEYVKKMGITTLVDADNYAATGVIGGLTYGTTVEEMTNAYATFANHGSFVDAYLIDRIEDSQGKVIFKHEAQPVQVYSEQTAYLITDMMRTVVNSGTGTHIRKYVPRKVDVAGKTGTTNSSNDLWFVGYTPELSMGVWVGFDEPYPMPDADKYVPMVVWGKVMKDILEKQPNLSSPSDTFKKPEGIVSATVDSKSGLLPSELSKEAGHLITDIFNRRFVPTKVDDSHQKARIVTYNEERYLAKDGTPDDFVTEGVFYRSPDPLPTKEQIQAKNKRVAIRPPDWEQRLPDAEDPRTEVPGAPQSPTGLAASAKDKQTVLTWQSAKEADLLGYRIYRADTQNGFTRIATVKDPSVLTFTDTGATLGDAGYYVTAVDITGQESPPSAIATASGTSHTWELPDPNPVTDIPDLSGLPGENTDPAGTPSGEGNVGNNGNNGNSGDVSTSPPSTPKSLTIKTAGGGWKLQWKANAVSEQVIAYNIYFKPDATSGYLLLDTVSGTSYTHAADVPNGSYYITAVNSYGESSQSNSVTASGN; from the coding sequence ATGTCGAATAGCCACACTTCTTCCTCTGAACCGACGAAGAAAAAACGACGAAGAAGCCGCGGCAGGACCATCTGGATCGTCGTTCAGATGCTGTTTTTGCTAGGGTTGATGGGGGGAGCTGTCGCAGGAGGAATTGTGACGGGTTATGTAGCCGCGCTGGTAAAGGACGAGCCTGTACGCAGCAAGGCTGAACTAGAAAAAAAGATTTTTACGAACTATCTGACCGGCTTCGCCTACTACAACGACGGCTCTCTGATCGGGCAGCTCCGAGCGGAAGAGGGAGACAGGCGGCTGGTGAAAAAAGCAGACGTCTCACCGTACTTGATCAACGCAATCATCGCAACCGAGGACAAAAACTTCTACCACCACAATGGGATCGCTCTGCAATCGACCTTGCGCGGAGCCATCCAGGATTTCACCAATCAGCCCGTCGTGACGGGCGGCAGCACCATCACCCAGCAGCTCGTCAAAAATACGATTCTCTCTGCTGAGGTGAGCCACACGCGCAAAGCCAGGGAAATTTTCAGCGCCCTGCGGATCGAGCGCATGTTTTCCAAGGATCAGATTTTGGAAGCCTACATGAACGAAATCTATTTCGGGAAAAATGCGAACGGCTCCAACGTCTACGGGGTGCAGGCCGCAGCAAAGGGCATCTTTGGCAAAGACGTCAAAGAACTCAACCTCAGCGAAAGCTCGTACCTCGCAGGGATGATCCAAAATCCTGGCGCCTACTCACCGTTTGGCGCCGAGAGCTACGCTCGCGGGAAAGAACGCCAGAAGATGGTCCTGGACCGGATGCTGGAGAACGGGTATATCACCCAGGCGCAGTACGATACAGCCAGCAGCGCGGACCTCAAAGCCACGCTGGCCAAGCCGACCCAGCAGGCGTACCGCGAAGTGCCGTTCCTGATGATGGAAATCGAAGAGCGCGCGGCCCGCGAGCTGGTCGATGCGGACCTCAAGGAAAAAGGCCGGGACAAGGAAACGGTCGGCCGAAACGAGTACCGCCAGCTTATCGAAGAAAAGCGGCGGGACATTCTCCGCAACGGCTACAAGATCCACACAACCATTGACAAAAACGTGTACAGCATCATGCAGGCCGTCGCCAACGACCCGAAAAACTTCGGGAAGAACCGATCCTATACGATCCGCCGTTCGAACGGCACGACCGAAAAGATCGAAAACGCCTTGGAAGAAGTCGGCGCGATGCTGATCCACAACAAGACCGGAGCCATCCTCGGGATGATCGGCGGACGCGACTTTAAAGTGGAACAGACGAACCACGCCACAGCACCAAGGCAGCCCGGATCGGCCATGAAGCCGCTCGCAGCCTATGCGCCAGCCTTTGAGCTCGGCATCCTGCAGCCGGCCACACCAATCGACGACTCGCCGGTCTTGCTGGCGGACGGTCAGAACGGCTCTCACTTGCCGATGAACTGGAACAACAAATGGCAGGGGATCATGAGTGCCCGCGAGGCCTTGCGGCAGTCGTGGAACATTCCGGCCATCAAGACGTATCTCAAAGTGGGTATTCCGACTGCGCTCGAATACGTGAAAAAGATGGGGATTACCACCCTCGTGGACGCGGACAACTACGCAGCGACCGGGGTGATCGGCGGGCTTACATACGGCACGACCGTCGAGGAAATGACCAACGCGTACGCCACCTTCGCCAACCACGGCTCGTTTGTGGACGCCTACCTCATCGACCGGATCGAAGACAGTCAGGGCAAGGTCATCTTCAAGCACGAGGCGCAGCCTGTGCAGGTGTACAGCGAGCAAACCGCCTACCTGATCACCGATATGATGCGTACGGTGGTCAATTCGGGGACCGGTACCCATATCCGCAAGTACGTGCCGCGAAAAGTGGACGTCGCGGGCAAGACCGGTACGACCAACAGCAGCAACGACTTGTGGTTCGTCGGCTACACGCCTGAGCTGTCCATGGGCGTCTGGGTCGGCTTCGACGAGCCTTACCCGATGCCGGACGCCGACAAGTACGTACCGATGGTCGTATGGGGCAAGGTCATGAAAGACATCCTGGAGAAGCAGCCGAATTTGTCGTCTCCGAGCGACACGTTCAAAAAGCCGGAAGGAATCGTCAGCGCGACGGTAGACTCCAAATCCGGTCTTTTGCCGAGCGAGCTCTCCAAGGAAGCCGGGCACCTGATCACGGATATCTTCAACCGCCGCTTCGTGCCGACAAAAGTGGACGACTCCCATCAAAAGGCGCGAATCGTCACGTACAACGAAGAAAGGTATCTGGCGAAGGACGGCACGCCGGATGACTTTGTCACCGAAGGCGTCTTCTACCGTTCGCCTGATCCGCTCCCCACCAAGGAACAGATCCAGGCCAAGAACAAGAGAGTCGCGATCCGACCGCCAGACTGGGAACAGCGTCTCCCGGACGCGGAGGATCCTCGCACCGAAGTGCCGGGCGCCCCGCAATCGCCAACCGGGCTGGCTGCGAGCGCCAAAGACAAACAGACCGTGCTCACGTGGCAATCCGCAAAAGAAGCCGACCTGCTCGGCTACCGGATCTATCGGGCAGATACCCAGAACGGCTTTACCCGCATCGCAACCGTCAAAGATCCGTCGGTGCTGACGTTTACCGACACGGGAGCGACGCTGGGAGACGCGGGCTACTACGTGACCGCCGTCGATATTACCGGACAGGAGTCTCCGCCTTCCGCCATTGCGACCGCCAGCGGCACCTCGCACACGTGGGAACTTCCTGATCCGAATCCGGTGACAGACATCCCCGATCTGTCCGGTCTCCCCGGGGAAAACACAGATCCTGCAGGAACGCCGTCTGGGGAAGGCAACGTTGGAAACAACGGAAACAACGGGAACTCCGGCGATGTCTCGACCTCTCCTCCATCCACGCCGAAATCGCTGACGATCAAAACGGCGGGCGGCGGTTGGAAGCTGCAGTGGAAAGCAAACGCTGTATCCGAGCAGGTCATCGCCTACAACATTTACTTCAAACCCGATGCGACGAGCGGCTATCTGCTCCTCGACACGGTTTCCGGCACCAGCTACACACACGCTGCAGATGTGCCAAACGGCAGCTACTACATCACAGCCGTGAACAGTTACGGAGAATCGTCACAATCGAACAGCGTAACGGCAAGCGGCAACTAA
- a CDS encoding N-acetyltransferase: MDHVKRYHAQKMTANGRELLIEGPITGSELASFRFDEGLKAFRIPEQQHKALIEIADLPEGRIIVAREDDLVLGYATILYPDPMERWSEAKLPDLLELGAIEISHLIRASGVAKKILEVAFADDALEDFIVITTEYYWHWDLKGTGLDVWQYRKVMEKVMGSVGMIWMATDDPEICSHPANCLMAKIGSRVPPETIEAFDSMRLQNRFFY; the protein is encoded by the coding sequence ATGGATCACGTCAAGCGTTATCACGCGCAAAAGATGACCGCGAACGGTAGGGAGCTTTTGATTGAGGGGCCGATCACAGGGAGCGAGCTCGCCTCCTTCCGCTTCGATGAAGGGCTGAAGGCGTTTCGCATTCCCGAGCAGCAGCACAAGGCACTCATCGAAATCGCCGATCTTCCGGAAGGGCGAATCATTGTGGCCCGTGAAGATGATCTGGTGCTCGGCTACGCCACGATCCTGTACCCGGACCCGATGGAGCGCTGGTCGGAAGCCAAGCTTCCGGATCTTCTGGAGCTGGGTGCCATCGAAATCAGCCATCTCATCCGGGCAAGCGGCGTTGCCAAGAAGATATTGGAGGTTGCCTTTGCCGACGATGCACTGGAAGACTTCATCGTCATCACCACCGAATATTATTGGCACTGGGACTTGAAGGGCACCGGGCTCGATGTCTGGCAGTACCGCAAAGTGATGGAAAAAGTCATGGGAAGCGTCGGCATGATTTGGATGGCGACGGACGATCCGGAAATTTGCTCGCATCCTGCCAATTGCCTGATGGCCAAAATTGGCAGCCGCGTTCCCCCCGAGACCATTGAAGCCTTCGACAGCATGCGTTTACAAAATCGCTTCTTCTATTAG
- a CDS encoding CBS and ACT domain-containing protein, translated as MRIEDIMRKDVVTVSPSTSIGEALLLLRANRIRHLPVLQDDRLVGIVSDRDLRDALPSRLLTHEDDDTILHKPVIAIMQKQVVTAHPLDFIEDASAHMYEHKVGSLPVVEGEKLVGMITESDLFSSLIELFGVNKPSSHIEVEVDDRVGVLAEVSQVFREAHVNVTSVVVFPGKKPAKKNLVFRVQTIDPRTVLHLLSERGFHVVGPTEGGIPQ; from the coding sequence ATGCGTATTGAGGATATCATGCGAAAAGATGTCGTTACGGTAAGCCCTTCCACTTCCATCGGGGAGGCGCTCCTCTTGCTCCGCGCCAATCGAATCAGGCATCTGCCGGTCCTGCAGGACGACCGTTTGGTAGGGATCGTCTCGGACCGCGACTTGCGGGATGCCCTTCCCTCCCGCCTGCTCACGCACGAGGATGACGACACCATTTTGCACAAACCGGTCATTGCCATCATGCAAAAGCAAGTCGTCACCGCCCATCCGCTCGACTTCATCGAGGATGCGTCCGCCCACATGTACGAGCACAAAGTCGGCTCTCTTCCCGTCGTCGAAGGCGAGAAGCTGGTGGGGATGATCACGGAATCCGACCTGTTTTCCAGCCTCATCGAGCTCTTCGGAGTCAACAAGCCGAGCTCGCACATCGAGGTGGAAGTAGACGACCGGGTGGGAGTGCTCGCCGAGGTCAGCCAAGTATTTCGGGAAGCCCATGTGAACGTGACCAGTGTGGTTGTCTTCCCGGGAAAAAAGCCCGCCAAGAAAAACCTGGTCTTTCGCGTACAGACGATCGACCCTCGCACCGTTCTCCATCTGCTCTCGGAAAGAGGGTTTCACGTCGTCGGCCCGACCGAAGGAGGGATCCCTCAGTGA
- a CDS encoding acetoin utilization protein AcuC has translation MSRNSRLIYSPDYTNYYFHDEHPFNQRRLLLAHDLMKAYGILDDADILPPREATDEELAMVHDQRYIEFVREQGHSEAELPLAASYGLGTEDVPCFAHMHESAALIAGGTLRAVEAVMNGEAEHAFNPAGGLHHAFRGRASGFCIYNDCSVAIAYLRKKWNARVLYIDTDAHHGDGVQWAFYDDPNVLTVSMHETGKYLFPGTGNLTERGDGSGYGYCVNVPLDAFTEDDSFLAIYQELVTKLARGFRPDVILTQNGCDAHAFDPLTHLSCSMNIYGAIPRLAHQLAHELCDGRWIAVGGGGYDIWRVVPRAWTLLWSEMTDQPLTDGPLPESWSEKWQPHSSLVLPKRLYDEPFPAIPRRAEITQKNQVTLERALMYAPIGPESSSSGLSE, from the coding sequence GTGAGCCGCAATTCTCGCCTGATCTACTCACCTGACTATACGAACTACTACTTTCACGACGAACATCCATTCAATCAGCGGCGCCTGCTGCTGGCGCACGATCTGATGAAGGCGTACGGCATTCTCGACGACGCGGACATTTTGCCCCCGCGAGAGGCCACGGACGAAGAACTGGCCATGGTGCACGACCAGCGCTACATCGAATTCGTACGCGAGCAGGGCCACAGCGAAGCGGAGCTCCCACTCGCTGCCAGCTACGGTCTCGGAACCGAGGATGTCCCCTGCTTCGCCCATATGCACGAATCCGCTGCATTGATCGCGGGAGGAACGCTTCGAGCTGTCGAGGCTGTGATGAACGGCGAAGCCGAGCACGCTTTCAACCCGGCAGGTGGGCTGCACCACGCCTTTCGCGGACGAGCTTCGGGCTTTTGCATTTACAACGATTGCTCAGTGGCCATCGCCTACTTACGCAAAAAGTGGAACGCCCGCGTCTTGTACATCGATACGGACGCCCATCACGGAGACGGCGTCCAGTGGGCCTTTTACGACGATCCCAACGTCCTGACGGTCTCGATGCACGAAACGGGAAAATACCTGTTTCCCGGCACGGGGAATCTGACCGAACGAGGCGATGGAAGCGGTTACGGATACTGCGTGAACGTCCCCCTCGACGCCTTTACCGAAGACGACTCGTTCCTTGCCATCTACCAGGAGTTGGTGACGAAGCTGGCACGAGGCTTCAGGCCAGACGTCATTTTGACGCAAAACGGCTGCGATGCCCATGCGTTTGATCCGCTTACCCACCTGTCCTGTTCCATGAACATTTACGGAGCCATCCCGCGATTGGCGCACCAATTGGCACACGAACTGTGCGACGGGCGCTGGATCGCCGTAGGAGGTGGCGGCTACGATATTTGGAGAGTCGTTCCCCGCGCCTGGACCTTGTTGTGGAGTGAAATGACGGATCAGCCCCTGACTGACGGACCGCTTCCCGAATCGTGGAGCGAAAAATGGCAGCCGCACTCCAGCCTCGTCCTGCCCAAGAGGCTGTACGATGAACCGTTCCCCGCCATCCCCCGCCGGGCTGAAATTACGCAAAAGAACCAAGTAACGCTGGAGCGGGCCCTGATGTACGCCCCGATCGGACCGGAGTCGTCTTCGAGCGGCTTGTCAGAATAG
- a CDS encoding 5'-methylthioadenosine/adenosylhomocysteine nucleosidase, protein MRIGIIGAMDEEIALYLAAMGQTKETVKAGITYYEGEMEGKSVVLCKSGVGKVNAAVTTQILIDQFQVDRVIFTGVAGAVHPDLNIGDIVVSTDCIQHDIDVSPLGFAPGQIPFTDQWVWKADEELIRQAVEAGKELEADVQVVSGRILSGDQFVASREKVQWLHKQFDAHCTEMEGASVGQVCAMNDVPFVVVRSMSDKADGSAHVNFVEFTKLASERSFAIVRNMLSQTTEAAGVIVYSTQNCVDCNLVKGWLTAKGIPFEVRDVMTSRTYQEEVERFGFMGVPVTVVGDKAVKGYQPAELEQLVSSLSS, encoded by the coding sequence ATGCGCATCGGCATCATCGGCGCGATGGATGAGGAAATCGCGCTTTACTTGGCAGCGATGGGTCAGACGAAAGAGACCGTCAAAGCGGGGATTACCTATTACGAAGGGGAGATGGAAGGAAAATCCGTCGTCCTCTGCAAATCAGGCGTAGGAAAGGTCAACGCCGCGGTTACCACGCAAATTTTGATCGACCAGTTCCAGGTGGATCGGGTCATTTTTACGGGAGTGGCGGGGGCTGTCCACCCGGATTTGAACATCGGGGATATCGTCGTCTCGACGGACTGCATCCAGCACGACATCGATGTATCGCCGCTCGGTTTTGCTCCCGGGCAAATTCCGTTTACAGACCAATGGGTATGGAAAGCGGACGAAGAACTGATACGCCAGGCGGTCGAGGCGGGAAAGGAACTGGAAGCGGATGTGCAGGTCGTAAGCGGCCGCATTCTGTCCGGCGACCAGTTCGTCGCCAGCAGGGAAAAAGTGCAGTGGCTCCATAAGCAGTTCGATGCCCATTGCACCGAGATGGAGGGAGCTTCCGTTGGACAGGTGTGCGCGATGAATGACGTGCCGTTTGTAGTCGTTCGCTCCATGTCGGATAAGGCGGACGGATCCGCTCATGTCAACTTTGTGGAATTCACCAAGCTCGCCTCCGAAAGATCCTTTGCGATCGTTCGCAACATGCTGAGCCAGACGACCGAAGCAGCCGGTGTCATCGTCTATTCCACCCAAAACTGCGTCGATTGCAATTTGGTGAAAGGGTGGCTGACCGCGAAAGGCATCCCTTTTGAGGTGCGGGATGTCATGACGAGCCGTACTTACCAAGAAGAAGTGGAGCGCTTCGGCTTCATGGGCGTGCCGGTGACGGTCGTCGGCGACAAAGCAGTGAAGGGCTACCAGCCGGCGGAGCTCGAACAGCTGGTGAGCAGCCTTTCCTCCTGA
- the ccpA gene encoding catabolite control protein A, translated as MPVTIYDVAREAGVSMATVSRVVNGNPNVKPLTRKKVLAAIERLGYRPNAVARGLASKKTTTVGVIIPDISSLFFSELARGIEDIATMYKYNIILCNSDQRMEKELQLINTLLEKQVDGLLFMGAEIKEDHLQALTSTSVPTVLAATRDADNVLPSVSIDHYQSGYDATEALVQRGHKRIAMITGPLNDPLSGLMRFEGYKKALIDAGIGLVDELVATGNLFYESGLSLTKQFLQLPEPPTAIFAANDEMAIGAIHAIQDSGLNVPGDIEVIGHDNIRLVEMVRPRLTSVVQPMYDIGAVAMRLLTKYMNNEHVEEHVVLLPHRIEYRESTRPEEA; from the coding sequence ATGCCGGTAACAATCTATGACGTGGCAAGAGAAGCGGGGGTTTCGATGGCGACGGTTTCGCGGGTAGTGAACGGAAATCCCAATGTGAAACCTTTGACCCGGAAAAAAGTATTGGCTGCCATCGAGCGGCTGGGGTATCGGCCAAACGCTGTAGCGCGCGGACTCGCCAGCAAAAAAACAACGACGGTCGGTGTCATCATTCCGGATATCTCCAGCTTGTTTTTTTCTGAGTTGGCTCGCGGTATTGAGGACATCGCGACGATGTACAAGTATAACATTATTTTGTGCAACTCCGATCAACGGATGGAAAAGGAATTGCAATTGATCAATACGCTTTTGGAAAAACAAGTGGACGGGCTGCTCTTCATGGGCGCGGAAATCAAGGAAGACCACCTGCAGGCGCTTACGAGCACATCGGTTCCGACTGTACTGGCGGCTACGCGGGACGCCGACAATGTGTTGCCGTCCGTCAGCATCGACCATTACCAGTCCGGCTACGATGCGACGGAAGCTCTGGTCCAGCGCGGGCACAAGCGGATCGCGATGATTACCGGACCGCTGAACGATCCGCTGAGCGGACTGATGCGCTTCGAAGGGTATAAAAAAGCGTTGATCGACGCAGGTATCGGGCTGGTGGACGAGCTTGTGGCCACCGGCAACCTCTTCTATGAATCCGGCCTTTCGCTTACGAAACAGTTTCTGCAGCTGCCGGAGCCGCCGACGGCGATTTTTGCGGCCAATGACGAGATGGCGATCGGAGCGATCCACGCCATCCAGGATTCCGGCCTGAACGTGCCTGGAGACATTGAAGTGATCGGCCATGACAATATCCGACTGGTCGAAATGGTGCGCCCGCGCCTGACGTCCGTCGTACAGCCGATGTACGACATCGGTGCGGTGGCCATGCGTCTGTTGACCAAATACATGAACAACGAGCACGTGGAAGAACACGTCGTCCTGCTGCCGCACCGAATTGAATACCGAGAGAGCACCAGGCCCGAAGAAGCGTAA
- a CDS encoding metal-sensitive transcriptional regulator produces MNEHDQCCSSERATMRPDKIKSNLISRLNRVEGQIRGIRGMVEKDVYCDDILNQIAAVQSALNSVGKILLEGHMKSCVIDRIQQGDSDVIDELLKTMNKLMK; encoded by the coding sequence ATGAATGAACACGACCAATGCTGCTCGTCGGAACGCGCGACGATGCGACCGGACAAAATCAAGTCCAACCTCATATCCCGTCTCAACCGTGTAGAGGGACAAATCCGGGGGATTCGGGGAATGGTCGAGAAAGACGTGTACTGCGATGACATCTTGAACCAGATCGCTGCCGTACAGTCAGCATTGAACTCTGTGGGCAAAATACTTCTGGAAGGCCATATGAAAAGCTGCGTCATCGACCGCATTCAGCAAGGCGATAGCGACGTGATCGACGAGCTTTTGAAAACGATGAACAAACTGATGAAATAG
- a CDS encoding bifunctional 3-deoxy-7-phosphoheptulonate synthase/chorismate mutase, translating into MAHDVIDTMRKQIDEINLQILELINKRATLVQELGKEKEKQGSNRFDPERERQMLNLLVENNKGPFNDNTVRHLFKQIFQVSLDLQNDDKKKVLLVSRKKQAEDTVISVKGVEFGAGNPILIAGPCSVESYEQVKAVAENHVKRGLRTLRGGAYKPRTSPYDFQGLGEEGLQILKRIGDEYNLVTISEIVTPADLEMASNYIDVIQIGARNMQNFELLKAAGRINKPILLKRGLSATIEEFIYAAEYILSEGNTQVMLCERGIRTYEKATRNTLDISAVPLLKQETHLPVFVDVTHSTGRRDLLLPTAKAGIAVGSDGIMVEVHPDPDVALSDAKQQLNIPDFNSFVDALLASGLYKGEVVTARG; encoded by the coding sequence ATGGCACACGATGTGATCGATACCATGCGCAAACAGATCGACGAAATCAATCTGCAGATTCTCGAGTTGATTAACAAGCGTGCGACGCTGGTGCAGGAGCTGGGCAAGGAGAAGGAAAAGCAGGGCAGCAATCGCTTTGATCCGGAGCGCGAGCGTCAAATGCTCAACCTTTTGGTAGAAAACAACAAAGGTCCGTTCAATGACAATACCGTTCGCCATTTGTTCAAGCAAATCTTCCAAGTATCTCTCGACCTGCAAAACGACGACAAGAAGAAAGTCCTGCTCGTCAGCCGCAAAAAGCAGGCGGAAGATACAGTGATTTCCGTAAAAGGCGTGGAATTCGGTGCCGGCAATCCGATTCTGATCGCGGGCCCTTGCTCGGTCGAGAGCTACGAGCAAGTAAAAGCAGTGGCAGAAAACCACGTGAAGCGCGGTCTGCGTACCCTGCGCGGCGGAGCGTACAAGCCACGCACCTCTCCATACGACTTCCAGGGTCTGGGCGAAGAAGGCTTGCAGATCCTGAAGCGCATCGGTGACGAGTACAACCTCGTGACAATCAGCGAGATCGTGACGCCGGCTGACCTGGAAATGGCCAGCAACTACATCGACGTCATCCAGATCGGCGCGCGCAACATGCAGAACTTCGAGCTGCTGAAAGCGGCCGGACGCATCAACAAGCCGATTTTGCTGAAACGCGGCCTCTCGGCTACGATCGAGGAGTTCATTTACGCAGCGGAATACATCTTGTCGGAAGGCAACACGCAGGTCATGCTGTGTGAGCGCGGTATCCGCACGTACGAGAAAGCGACCCGCAACACCCTCGACATCTCGGCAGTGCCGCTCCTCAAGCAAGAGACTCACCTGCCGGTATTCGTGGACGTCACTCACTCGACCGGACGCCGCGATCTGCTGCTGCCGACGGCAAAAGCTGGGATCGCAGTCGGTTCGGACGGAATTATGGTCGAAGTTCACCCGGATCCGGACGTGGCGTTGTCCGACGCGAAGCAGCAGCTGAACATCCCGGATTTCAACAGCTTCGTGGATGCTCTGCTCGCTTCCGGCTTGTACAAAGGCGAAGTGGTTACCGCTCGCGGTTAA